Proteins encoded within one genomic window of Micromonospora halotolerans:
- a CDS encoding PhzF family phenazine biosynthesis protein, whose amino-acid sequence MTLAVTIVHACRRAGRGGSPTAVVDEASLTDAERRAVPVAAGTSHAVFLGTGSDGAVSLRFFTAAGELPACGHGTVAALAVLADRADTRAYETVLRSGDRTFLGRATRSAGCYEATFDPGPVELRSPTPTERAAVLSALGIRADAPCRVASVGRPRLLVQVPDRAALAELVPDLTRLREACERLGLLGCYVFSTPDGDGRAAARMFAPSIGVPEDIANANSTACLAAHLAEHRGSALAVDMGDALGQPSTVIATARTGRNGTLVRVGGTAGITGRLALG is encoded by the coding sequence GTGACCCTCGCGGTCACCATCGTCCACGCCTGCCGACGGGCGGGGCGGGGTGGGAGCCCGACGGCGGTGGTGGACGAGGCGTCGTTGACCGACGCCGAACGTCGCGCGGTGCCGGTCGCGGCCGGCACCTCGCACGCGGTGTTCCTCGGCACGGGCAGCGACGGGGCGGTGTCGCTGCGGTTCTTCACCGCCGCCGGGGAGCTGCCGGCCTGCGGGCACGGCACGGTGGCGGCGCTGGCGGTGCTCGCCGACCGGGCCGACACCCGGGCGTACGAGACCGTCCTGCGGTCCGGCGACCGGACCTTCCTCGGCCGGGCCACCCGGAGCGCCGGCTGCTACGAGGCCACCTTCGACCCCGGCCCGGTCGAGCTGCGCAGCCCCACCCCGACCGAGCGCGCAGCGGTGCTGTCCGCCCTGGGCATCCGCGCCGACGCGCCGTGCCGGGTCGCCTCGGTGGGCCGGCCACGGCTGCTGGTGCAGGTCCCCGACCGCGCCGCCCTGGCGGAACTGGTCCCGGACCTGACCCGCCTGAGGGAGGCGTGCGAGCGGCTGGGCCTGCTGGGCTGCTACGTGTTCAGCACGCCGGACGGTGACGGGCGGGCCGCGGCCCGGATGTTCGCCCCCTCGATCGGGGTGCCGGAGGACATCGCCAACGCCAACAGCACGGCCTGCCTGGCCGCCCACCTCGCCGAGCACCGCGGGTCCGCGCTGGCGGTGGACATGGGCGACGCGCTCGGCCAACCCTCAACCGTGATCGCCACTGCCCGAACCGGCCGGAACGGTACGCTGGTGCGGGTCGGCGGCACCGCGGGGATCACCGGCAGGCTCGCCCTCGGCTGA
- the sigJ gene encoding RNA polymerase sigma factor SigJ: protein MGEDTWLAERFEQQRPQLRAVAYRMLGSVSEAEDAVQETWLRLARADTADVDNLAAWLTTVVARVCLNTLRARAARREDPLDVRLPDPVVEVTGADGDPAHAAVLADSVGLALLVVLDTLTPSERLAFVLHDMFGVPFEEIGALVDRSPAAARQLASRARRRVRGQAPAPDPDLARQREVVDAFLAAAREGDFDGLVAVLHPDVVLRSDGGTARARHSTVLTGARVVAAQATTFGRFSPFARPVLVNGAAGVLVSAAGRPLSVMAFTVTGGRIAAIDVIADPERLAALDLAG, encoded by the coding sequence ATGGGCGAGGACACCTGGCTGGCCGAACGGTTCGAGCAGCAGCGGCCGCAGTTGCGGGCGGTGGCCTACCGGATGCTCGGCTCGGTGAGCGAGGCCGAGGACGCCGTGCAGGAGACGTGGTTGCGGCTCGCCCGCGCCGACACCGCCGACGTCGACAACCTGGCCGCCTGGTTGACCACGGTGGTCGCCCGGGTCTGCCTGAACACCCTGCGGGCGCGCGCCGCCCGCCGCGAGGACCCCCTCGACGTACGCCTGCCCGACCCGGTCGTCGAGGTCACCGGGGCGGACGGCGATCCGGCGCACGCCGCGGTGCTGGCCGACTCGGTCGGGCTGGCGCTGCTGGTGGTCCTGGACACCCTCACCCCGAGCGAGCGGCTCGCCTTCGTGCTCCACGACATGTTCGGCGTGCCCTTCGAGGAGATCGGCGCGCTGGTCGACCGGTCGCCGGCCGCCGCCCGGCAGCTCGCCAGCCGTGCCCGCCGCCGGGTCCGCGGCCAGGCGCCCGCGCCCGACCCGGACCTGGCTCGCCAGCGGGAGGTGGTCGACGCGTTCCTGGCCGCCGCCCGGGAGGGTGACTTCGACGGGCTGGTGGCCGTGCTGCACCCCGACGTGGTGCTGCGCTCCGACGGCGGGACCGCCCGGGCCCGGCACTCCACCGTGCTCACCGGCGCGCGGGTGGTCGCCGCGCAGGCCACCACGTTCGGCCGGTTCTCGCCGTTCGCCCGGCCGGTGCTGGTCAACGGCGCCGCCGGGGTGCTGGTCAGCGCGGCCGGCCGGCCGCTGTCGGTGATGGCGTTCACGGTGACCGGTGGGCGGATCGCCGCCATCGACGTGATCGCCGACCCGGAGCGACTGGCCGCTCTCGACCTCGCCGGCTGA
- a CDS encoding GNAT family N-acetyltransferase: protein MSDAPTLHFHTDPAEFLAAAGDHLAANPVVGTVVATVAHRQMARRADGIAPPEDDWWLVVRDASGEVVGAGMRAAPFAPRPPYLLPMPDEAAVALAREWHERGEEVRAVNGALPAVRRCAAEVARLGGGRVEVAQHTRLHELGELVAPARVPGSLAVATEDDVDLAAEWFEAFMADADEQAGRPRGVSAHETPDHAELLRRIRGGRLWFWTDEAGRRVHLTAANPPSFGVARIGPVYTPPEQRGHGWASNAVAEVSGLLRAEGARVCLFTDQANPTSNRIYAKLGFRPVVDMANLVIVP from the coding sequence ATGAGCGACGCACCGACCCTGCACTTCCACACCGACCCGGCCGAGTTCCTTGCGGCGGCCGGTGACCACCTGGCGGCGAACCCCGTGGTCGGCACGGTGGTGGCCACCGTCGCGCATCGGCAGATGGCCCGGCGGGCCGACGGGATCGCGCCGCCCGAGGACGACTGGTGGCTGGTGGTCCGGGACGCCTCCGGCGAGGTCGTCGGGGCCGGCATGCGGGCGGCGCCCTTCGCGCCGCGCCCGCCCTACCTCCTGCCGATGCCCGACGAGGCGGCCGTGGCGCTGGCCCGGGAGTGGCACGAGCGCGGGGAGGAGGTACGCGCCGTCAACGGCGCGCTGCCCGCGGTGCGGCGGTGCGCGGCGGAGGTGGCCCGGCTCGGTGGCGGTCGGGTCGAGGTCGCGCAGCACACCCGGCTGCACGAGCTGGGTGAGCTGGTGGCACCGGCGCGGGTACCCGGCTCCCTGGCCGTCGCGACCGAGGACGACGTCGACCTGGCCGCCGAGTGGTTCGAGGCGTTCATGGCCGACGCCGACGAGCAGGCGGGCCGCCCGCGCGGGGTCAGCGCGCACGAGACCCCCGACCACGCCGAGCTGCTGCGCCGGATCCGCGGCGGACGGCTGTGGTTCTGGACCGACGAGGCGGGTCGGCGGGTGCACCTCACCGCCGCCAACCCGCCGTCGTTCGGCGTGGCGCGCATCGGCCCGGTGTACACCCCGCCGGAGCAGCGCGGGCACGGCTGGGCCAGCAACGCCGTGGCCGAGGTGTCCGGGCTTTTGCGGGCCGAGGGGGCGCGGGTGTGCCTGTTCACCGACCAGGCCAACCCGACCTCGAACCGGATCTACGCCAAGCTCGGCTTCCGGCCCGTGGTCGACATGGCCAACCTGGTCATCGTCCCCTGA
- a CDS encoding SDR family oxidoreductase codes for MNAPILVTGGTGTLGRLVVPLLREAGHPVRVLSRHGGRPGDGVTHVTADLLTGEGIDPAVRGVGTVLHLAGGPKGDDVATRHLVDAARRAGVGHLVHISAIGADRVPLAWLRSKRDAERAVAASGVPWTTIRAAQFHDLVLTMVEKMAKLPVVPVPGGLRLQPVDAREVAERMVALTLGAPAGLVPELAGPRVYGLDELVTGYLATVGRRRLRLPVRLPGKAGRAYRNGDNLARPDATLGVRTWEAFLAERLGQTAAGVRG; via the coding sequence ATGAACGCACCCATCCTGGTCACCGGCGGCACCGGCACCCTCGGCCGGCTGGTCGTGCCCCTGCTGCGCGAGGCCGGCCACCCGGTGCGCGTGCTCAGCCGCCACGGGGGCCGGCCCGGCGACGGCGTCACGCACGTGACCGCCGACCTGCTCACCGGCGAGGGCATCGATCCGGCGGTACGCGGAGTCGGCACCGTGCTGCACCTGGCCGGCGGCCCGAAGGGCGACGACGTGGCCACCCGCCACCTGGTCGACGCCGCCCGGCGCGCCGGCGTGGGGCACCTCGTGCACATCTCGGCAATCGGGGCGGACCGGGTGCCGCTGGCCTGGCTGCGGTCCAAGCGGGACGCCGAGCGGGCTGTCGCCGCGTCGGGCGTGCCGTGGACGACGATCCGCGCCGCCCAGTTCCACGACCTGGTGCTGACGATGGTGGAGAAGATGGCGAAGCTGCCGGTCGTACCGGTCCCCGGCGGGCTGCGGCTGCAGCCGGTCGACGCCCGCGAGGTGGCGGAACGGATGGTCGCGCTGACGCTGGGTGCACCGGCCGGCCTGGTGCCCGAACTGGCTGGCCCTCGCGTGTACGGCCTGGACGAGCTGGTCACCGGTTACCTGGCGACCGTGGGCCGGCGGCGGCTGCGGCTGCCGGTCCGCCTGCCGGGCAAGGCTGGCCGGGCGTACCGGAACGGGGACAACCTGGCCCGCCCCGACGCCACCCTCGGCGTGCGCACCTGGGAGGCGTTCCTGGCCGAGCGGCTGGGGCAGACGGCGGCCGGTGTTCGCGGCTGA